One genomic region from Tripterygium wilfordii isolate XIE 37 chromosome 20, ASM1340144v1, whole genome shotgun sequence encodes:
- the LOC119986482 gene encoding probable polygalacturonase — MEFSTKPRIIQVIKAILAINVIVLIYTSGVESRKAPDLDCFEYAALSCRAHGASLTDFGGIGDGETSNTKAFMAAIANLSQYSSEGGSLLYIPAGRWLTGSFNLTSHFTLYLHKDAVLLASQDESEWPVVEPLPSYGRGRDTEGGRYISLIFGTNLTDVVITGANGTIDGQGDPWWKKFKNGELNYTRPYLIEIMYSSNVQIANLTLLNSPSWNIHPIYSSNIVIQGITIFAPVRSPNTDGINPDSCTNTRIEDCYIVSGDDCVAVKSGWDEYGISFGMPTKQLVIRRLTCISPTSAVIALGSEMSGGIEDVRAEDITAIDSESGVRIKTAVGRGGYVKDIYVRRMTMHTMKWAFWMTGNYGSHPDNNYDPNAIPVIQNINYRDMVAENVTMAAKLEGISGDPFTGICISNVTIQLTEKPKKLQWNCTDIEGISSNVTPQPCNLLPNQSPENNFACHFPEDSLPIENADVQMCSHSMKSL, encoded by the exons ATGGAGTTCTCGACAAAACCCAGAATAATTCAG GTAATTAAGGCGATTCTAGCAATTAATGTAATAGTACTAATATATACAAGTGGGGTAGAAAGCCGAAAAGCCCCAGATTTGGACTGCTTTGAGTACGCTGCATTAAGTTGCAGAGCTCATGGTGCATCATTGACGGATTTCGGAGGAATTGGGGATGGAGAAACCTCAAATACAAAGGCTTTTATGGCTGCAATTGCTAACCTGAGTCAGTACTCCTCAGAAGGTGGATCCCTCCTCTACATTCCTGCCGGAAGATGGTTGACTGGGAGCTTCAATTTGACCAGCCATTTTACTCTTTATCTGCACAAAGATGCTGTTCTTCTTGCTTCTCAG GATGAGAGTGAGTGGCCTGTTGTTGAGCCTTTGCCATCGTATGGTCGAGGAAGGGATACAGAAGGTGGAAGGTACATCAGTCTAATATTTGGGACCAACCTCACTGATGTTGTGATTACAG GAGCCAATGGCACCATTGATGGTCAGGGTGACCCCTGGTGgaaaaagttcaaaaatggAGAGTTGAATTACACGCGGCCATACCTGATTGAAATCATGTATTCCAGCAATGTTCAGATAGCCAATCTTACTTTGTTGAACTCTCCTTCATGGAACATTCATCCTATTTACAGCAG CAATATTGTTATTCAAGGCATCACAATCTTCGCACCAGTAAGGTCTCCAAACACTGATGGTATCAACCCAG ACTCATGCACAAATACCCGGATCGAGGACTGTTACATTGTCTCCGGAGATGATTGTGTAGCTGTTAAAAGTGGCTGGGATGAGTATGGTATTTCTTTTGGCATGCCAACCAAGCAGCTTGTAATCAGACGACTCACGTGCATTTCTCCAACCAGCGCAGTGATCGCCCTAGGAAGTGAAATGTCCGGTGGGATCGAAGATGTTAGAGCAGAAGACATCACAGCCATAGATTCAGAATCAGGAGTCAGAATCAAAACTGCCGTAGGAAGAGGAGGGTATGTAAAGGACATATATGTGAGAAGGATGACAATGCATACCATGAAATGGGCATTTTGGATGACAGGAAATTATGGATCCCATCCGGATAATAACTACGATCCTAACGCAATTCCAGTGATTCAGAATATCAACTACCGCGACATGGTTGCCGAGAATGTCACAATGGCTGCTAAATTGGAGGGAATTTCTGGTGATCCTTTCACTGGAATTTGCATCTCTAATGTGACAATTCAGCTAACAGAGAAGCCCAAGAAACTTCAATGGAATTGCACTGATATTGAAGGGATTTCTAGTAATGTTACTCCTCAACCATGCAATTTGTTGCCAAATCAGAGTCCAGAGAACAATTTCGCGTGTCATTTCCCAGAAGATAGCCTGCCGATCGAAAATGCAGACGTTCAGATGTGCTCCCACAGTATGAAGTCTTTGTAA
- the LOC119987225 gene encoding endoglucanase has protein sequence MSQVMFLAWGLVVLLTALASTSIVRLGIAGEEVCVTNYNYGDVLGKAIMFLEGQRSGKLPASQRVKWRANSALSDGKPDNVNLVGGYYDAGDNVKFGWPTAFTVTLLSWAAIEYQKEISSVNQLGHLHSAIRWGTNFLLKSHTSTTTLYTQVGDGNADHQCWERPEDMDTPRTLYKISRDSPGTEAAAEAAAALAAASIVFKGVNCTYSAKLLNHSQSLFEFADKYRGSYSGSCPFYCSYSGYQDELLWAAAWLYRASRANIYLNYVLSNQGWSQAVSEFSWDNKFAGAQSLLAEEFYAGKTNLNKFKNDADSFVCAVMPGSSSVQIKTTPGGLLFIRDSANLQYVTSSSMVLFYYSRILTVAHIDGVQCGSVHFSASQIRSFAKSQVDYVLGNNPMKMSYMVGFGSKYPTQLHHRGSSIPSIQAHPSKIGCSDGQSNYYFSTKPNPNTHVGAIVGGPDANDQFKDLRSDYSHSEPTTYMNAAFVGSVAALLTVNNEGCVQIRLNNITSQMLINSV, from the exons ATGTCACAAGTCATGTTTCTGGCCTGGGGCCTGGTAGTACTGTTGACAGCCCTCGCTAGCACTAGCATAGTTAGACTGGGAATTGCAGGTGAAGAAGTATGTGTCACAAATTATAACTATGGTGATGTACTTGGGAAGGCGATCATGTTCTTGGAAGGACAACGGTCGGGGAAGTTACCGGCTAGCCAGCGAGTGAAATGGAGGGCTAACTCTGCTCTCTCTGATGGCAAGCCTGACAAT GTGAATTTGGTAGGAGGTTACTATGACGCAGGTGACAACGTCAAGTTTGGGTGGCCAACGGCATTCACTGTAACCTTGTTGAGTTGGGCTGCAATTGAGTACCAAAAAGAGATATCATCTGTTAATCAGCTTGGTCACCTCCACAGTGCAATCAGATGGGGCACTAACTTCTTACTGAAATCCCACACTTCAACAACCACCTTGTACACACAG GTGGGAGATGGAAATGCTGATCACCAGTGTTGGGAGCGTCCTGAAGACATGGACACACCGCGAACACTCTACAAGATAAGTCGTGATTCACCAGGAACTGAGGCTGCAGCCGAGGCCGCTGCTGCACTAGCCGCTGCTTCAATTGTCTTTAAAGGGGTTAATTGTACTTACTCTGCCAAACTACTTAACCATTCACAATCT CTTTTCGAATTCGCAGACAAATATAGAGGATCTTATTCTGGTTCTTGCCCTTTCTACTGCTCTTACTCAGGTTatcag GATGAGTTGCTATGGGCAGCAGCTTGGTTGTACAGAGCAAGCAGAGCAAACATATATTTGAACTATGTGTTGAGCAATCAAGGGTGGAGTCAGGCGGTCTCAGAGTTCAGTTGGGACAACAAATTTGCTGGAGCTCAATCACTACTAGcagag GAATTCTACGCTGGGAAGACAAATCTAAACAAGTTCAAGAATGACGCTGATTCGTTCGTGTGTGCAGTGATGCCTGGAAGTAGCTCAGTACAAATTAAAACAACTCCTG GAGGGCTTTTATTTATTAGAGATAGTGCAAACTTGCAGTACGTTACGAGCTCTAGTATGGTCCTATTCTACTACTCCAGAATCTTGACTGTGGCGCATATTGATGGAGTTCAATGTGGTTCTGTACATTTCTCTGCCTCCCAAATAAGGTCGTTCGCGAAATCACAG gtGGATTACGTTCTTGGAAACAACCCTATGAAGATGTCATACATGGTAGGGTTTGGAAGTAAATACCCAACACAACTGCACCATAGAGGGTCATCCATCCCTTCAATCCAGGCTCACCCATCCAAGATTGGTTGCAGCGATGGGCAATCAAACTATTATTTTTCTACAAAGCCAAATCCGAATACACATGTGGGTGCAATTGTTGGAGGTCCTGATGCAAATGACCAGTTCAAAGATTTGAGATCAGATTACTCTCATTCAGAACCTACTACTTACATGAATGCAGCTTTTGTGGGTTCAGTTGCTGCTTTGTTAACTGTGAACAATGAAGGGTGCGTACAAATTAGGCTGAATAATATAACCTCACAAATGCTAATTAACTCTGTATAA